In one Rhodococcus sp. B50 genomic region, the following are encoded:
- a CDS encoding TetR/AcrR family transcriptional regulator yields the protein MVVTTRDDARSRIVHATLHLVGTHGVAGVTNRRIAARAGVSLGSITYHFPTQADLLRAALEFFVDEETERLRELADRYRSRALSWTEAAELTERVARDLTFTAERIAPFELYVQAGRDNELRRVAERCWRAYDVLAISVLSALGVPAPEAIAPTLVATITGLQLRRLSTGTEPDLSEGVLLLLQGATADRR from the coding sequence GTGGTGGTGACCACGCGCGACGACGCCCGCTCGCGGATCGTCCACGCCACTCTGCATCTCGTCGGCACCCACGGTGTCGCGGGGGTGACGAACCGGCGCATCGCGGCACGCGCCGGGGTCTCGCTGGGATCGATCACCTACCACTTCCCCACCCAGGCCGACCTGCTGCGGGCCGCGCTCGAGTTCTTCGTCGACGAGGAGACCGAGCGCTTGCGCGAACTCGCCGACCGGTATCGCTCGCGAGCGCTCTCGTGGACCGAAGCGGCGGAGCTCACCGAGCGGGTCGCCCGCGACCTGACCTTCACGGCCGAGCGCATCGCGCCCTTCGAACTGTACGTGCAGGCAGGACGCGACAACGAGCTGCGGCGGGTCGCCGAGCGGTGCTGGCGCGCCTACGACGTGCTGGCCATCTCCGTCCTCTCCGCTCTCGGCGTGCCGGCACCGGAGGCGATCGCCCCGACGCTGGTCGCCACCATCACCGGTCTGCAGCTGCGCCGCCTGTCTACGGGCACGGAGCCGGACCTGTCGGAAGGCGTCCTGCTGTTGCTGCAGGGGGCGACGGCCGATCGCCGCTGA
- a CDS encoding hemolysin family protein, whose translation MSTVPLVVLAVVLVVLGGLFAAVDSALNTVSAARAEELAKERRPSARRLLGLLDDRPRYVNLTVLLRILCEITATVVLVGALLAVLDRTWALVVGAAVMVIVDYVVIGVGPRTLGRQHAYPIALAATGPLRILGVLLGPISRILIAVGNAVTPGRGFRNGPFANEIELRELVDLAQESGVVADEERRMIQSVFDFGDTTAREIMVPRPEMVWIEETKTAGQATSLAVRSGHSRIPVIGENVDDIRGVVYLKDLVKQTYYHRDGGRSVSVADVMRPAVFVPDSKRLDDLLADMQRDRNHMAVLVDEYGGIAGLVTIEDVIEEIVGEIADEYDTGEIPDVEDLGDDTYRVSARLPVEDLGELFDIDIEDDEVDTVGGLLGYELGRVPLPGAEVRTHGLLLRGEGGPDVRGRVRVSTVHVERVTPDEEHSDTDTATTEEHA comes from the coding sequence GTGAGTACCGTACCCCTCGTCGTCCTGGCAGTCGTCCTGGTGGTACTCGGCGGTCTGTTCGCCGCCGTCGATTCCGCCCTGAACACCGTATCCGCTGCGCGCGCCGAGGAACTCGCGAAGGAGCGTCGCCCCAGTGCACGGCGGCTGCTCGGCCTGCTCGACGATCGGCCCCGCTACGTCAATCTGACGGTGCTGCTGCGGATCCTCTGCGAGATCACCGCCACCGTGGTGCTCGTCGGTGCGCTGCTCGCTGTTCTCGACCGGACGTGGGCGCTCGTGGTGGGCGCCGCGGTGATGGTGATCGTCGACTACGTCGTGATCGGCGTCGGCCCTCGCACTCTCGGACGCCAGCACGCCTACCCGATCGCGCTCGCGGCCACCGGTCCGTTGCGGATCCTCGGTGTCCTGCTCGGTCCGATCAGCCGGATCCTCATCGCCGTGGGTAACGCCGTCACACCCGGCCGCGGTTTCCGGAACGGTCCGTTCGCCAACGAGATCGAGCTGCGCGAACTGGTCGATCTCGCGCAGGAGAGCGGGGTCGTGGCCGACGAGGAACGCCGGATGATCCAGTCGGTGTTCGATTTCGGCGACACCACGGCCCGCGAGATCATGGTTCCGCGTCCCGAGATGGTGTGGATCGAGGAGACCAAGACGGCCGGTCAGGCCACCTCGCTCGCGGTCCGCAGCGGGCACTCCCGGATCCCGGTGATCGGCGAGAACGTCGACGACATCCGCGGTGTCGTCTACCTCAAGGACCTCGTCAAGCAGACCTACTATCACCGCGACGGTGGGCGCAGCGTCTCGGTGGCCGACGTCATGCGACCGGCGGTGTTCGTGCCGGATTCGAAACGCCTCGACGATCTGCTTGCCGACATGCAGCGCGACCGCAACCACATGGCGGTGCTCGTCGACGAATACGGCGGCATCGCAGGCCTGGTGACGATCGAGGACGTCATCGAGGAGATCGTCGGTGAGATCGCCGACGAGTACGACACCGGGGAGATCCCCGACGTCGAGGATCTCGGCGACGACACCTACCGGGTCTCGGCGCGACTGCCCGTCGAGGATCTCGGCGAACTGTTCGACATCGACATCGAGGACGACGAGGTCGACACGGTCGGCGGACTCCTCGGCTACGAGCTCGGCCGAGTTCCTCTGCCGGGCGCGGAGGTACGAACCCACGGCCTGCTGCTCCGCGGTGAGGGCGGACCGGACGTCCGCGGCCGCGTGCGCGTGAGCACCGTCCACGTGGAACGGGTGACACCCGACGAAGAACACAGCGATACCGATACGGCCACGACCGAGGAGCATGCATGA
- the era gene encoding GTPase Era, whose translation MTDTDFRSGFICFVGRPNTGKSTLTNALVGSKIAITSSRPQTTRHTIRGIVHRDNAQLILVDTPGLHRPRTLLGQRLNDLVQDTYSEVDAIGMCFPADEKIGPGDRWILDQVRHMAPKTPVVGIVTKIDKVGKQQVAAQLLAVSKLLGEDCEVVPVSATSGEQVEVLIDVLVSHMEPGPAFYPDGELTDEPEETLMAELIREAALEGLGDELPHSLAVVIEEITEREGRTEKQGEMLDVHALLYVERPSQKGIVIGKGGARLREVGTAARSQIEKLLGVKIYLDLHVKVAKDWQRDPKQLGRLGF comes from the coding sequence ATGACCGACACCGACTTCCGTTCCGGCTTCATCTGTTTCGTCGGCCGGCCCAACACCGGGAAGTCGACGCTCACGAATGCGCTCGTCGGCAGCAAGATCGCGATCACCTCGTCGCGTCCGCAGACCACCCGCCACACCATCCGCGGTATCGTCCACCGCGACAACGCCCAGCTCATCCTGGTCGATACCCCGGGACTGCACCGTCCGCGCACCCTGCTCGGACAGCGGCTGAACGATCTGGTGCAGGACACCTACTCCGAGGTCGACGCGATCGGCATGTGTTTCCCCGCCGACGAGAAGATCGGCCCCGGCGACCGCTGGATCCTCGACCAGGTGCGGCACATGGCGCCGAAGACCCCGGTCGTCGGCATCGTGACGAAGATCGACAAGGTGGGCAAACAGCAGGTCGCGGCGCAGTTGCTCGCCGTGTCGAAGTTGCTCGGCGAGGACTGCGAGGTGGTGCCCGTCTCGGCCACCTCGGGTGAGCAGGTCGAGGTCCTCATCGACGTCCTCGTCTCGCACATGGAACCCGGTCCGGCCTTCTATCCCGATGGCGAGCTCACCGACGAGCCGGAGGAAACCCTGATGGCCGAGCTCATCCGCGAGGCCGCGCTCGAAGGTCTCGGCGACGAGCTGCCGCACTCGCTCGCGGTCGTCATCGAGGAGATCACGGAACGTGAGGGCCGCACCGAGAAGCAGGGCGAGATGCTCGACGTGCACGCCCTGCTCTACGTCGAGCGGCCGAGTCAGAAGGGCATCGTCATCGGCAAGGGGGGCGCGCGGCTACGCGAGGTGGGCACCGCCGCGCGCAGCCAGATCGAGAAGCTCCTCGGCGTGAAGATCTATCTCGATCTGCACGTGAAGGTCGCGAAGGATTGGCAGCGCGATCCCAAACAGCTGGGCCGTCTGGGATTCTGA
- a CDS encoding amidase: MDARTDLHDLTATVEALDRGETTSTELVRASLDRIDQSQPHLNAFRVVRRTAALDEAREADRRRASGERRPLLGVPIAIKDDTDIVGETTMFGCAGTFTPKDTDAEVVCRLRAAGAVIVGKTHSPELGQWPLTGGDAFGHTRSAWSREHTPGGSSGGSAAAVAAGLVPAALGSDGAGSVRIPASWSNLVGIKPQRGRISMWPDAESFNGLTTHGPLARTVADAALLLDVVSGNHPGDRHRREPLTVSDAVGRDPGKLNIALSLKIPFTATPTRLDARVRTRIAALAAVLRDLGHEVTLADPDYGILFGLNFLPRSMSGIEDWVHRLPDPSLPDVRTRANARAGRLLHGFPLRAARAAEPRLHRRVGRIFDRFDVVLAPTTATPPLPVTAIDGIGGWATDKVITGACPYAWPWNVLGWPAVNVPAGFTEERLPVGAQLLGPENSEPLLVSLASQLEAVLRWHEHTPEQWW, translated from the coding sequence ATGGACGCTCGAACCGACCTGCACGATCTGACGGCGACCGTCGAAGCGCTCGACCGCGGCGAGACCACCTCCACGGAGCTCGTCCGCGCGAGCCTCGACCGGATCGACCAGTCGCAGCCGCACCTCAACGCTTTCCGTGTCGTGCGCCGCACCGCCGCACTCGACGAGGCCCGCGAGGCCGACCGGCGCCGCGCGAGCGGCGAACGCCGGCCCCTGCTCGGGGTCCCCATCGCGATCAAGGACGACACCGACATCGTCGGCGAGACGACGATGTTCGGCTGCGCCGGCACCTTCACCCCGAAGGACACCGACGCCGAGGTCGTGTGCCGTCTGCGCGCCGCCGGCGCCGTGATCGTCGGCAAGACCCACTCCCCCGAACTCGGCCAGTGGCCGCTCACCGGCGGCGACGCCTTCGGGCACACGCGCAGTGCGTGGTCGCGCGAGCACACCCCCGGTGGTTCGTCGGGCGGCAGCGCCGCGGCCGTCGCCGCCGGACTCGTGCCGGCCGCGCTGGGATCCGACGGTGCCGGATCGGTCCGTATCCCCGCCTCGTGGTCGAATCTCGTCGGCATCAAGCCGCAACGCGGCCGTATCTCCATGTGGCCCGACGCCGAGTCCTTCAACGGTCTGACCACGCACGGCCCCCTCGCCCGCACGGTCGCCGATGCGGCCCTGCTCCTCGACGTCGTGTCCGGCAACCATCCCGGCGACCGGCACCGGCGTGAGCCGCTCACCGTCTCCGACGCCGTGGGGCGGGATCCGGGCAAGCTGAACATCGCTCTGTCACTGAAGATTCCGTTCACCGCGACACCCACCCGCCTCGACGCCCGCGTCCGCACCCGCATCGCCGCGCTCGCCGCCGTGCTGCGCGATCTCGGGCACGAGGTGACCCTCGCCGATCCCGACTACGGCATCCTCTTCGGGCTGAACTTCCTTCCGCGATCCATGTCCGGCATCGAGGACTGGGTGCATCGCCTGCCCGATCCGTCCCTCCCCGACGTCCGCACCCGCGCCAACGCACGTGCCGGCCGCCTACTGCACGGATTTCCGTTACGCGCAGCACGCGCCGCCGAACCGCGCCTGCACCGGCGGGTCGGCCGGATCTTCGACCGGTTCGACGTCGTCCTCGCCCCCACCACCGCCACACCGCCGCTACCGGTGACGGCGATCGACGGAATCGGCGGCTGGGCCACCGACAAGGTCATCACGGGCGCGTGCCCGTACGCGTGGCCGTGGAACGTGCTGGGCTGGCCCGCGGTCAACGTCCCGGCCGGATTCACCGAGGAGCGTCTGCCGGTGGGCGCCCAGCTGCTCGGCCCGGAGAACTCCGAGCCGCTTCTGGTGTCCCTCGCCTCGCAACTGGAGGCGGTGCTGCGCTGGCACGAGCACACCCCGGAGCAGTGGTGGTGA
- the recO gene encoding DNA repair protein RecO, with protein sequence MRLYRDNAVVLRQHKLGEADRIVTLLTRRHGLVRAVAKGVRRTRSKFGARLEPFAHIDVQLHPGRNLDIVTQVQTLDAFAVGIVDDYSRYTTACAILETAERLAGEERAPVPRLHALTVGALRAVCDRTRPPELVLDAYLLRAMTYAGWAPAITHCARCDRPGPHTAFHVAAGGAVCVHCRPPGAATPAPGVFALLDALNRGRWADTDAADAAVRRQASGLVAAHLQWHLERQLRSLPLVERGRTEPAMDNRADDVARAVRQDGDRDSTTYHAPIV encoded by the coding sequence GTGAGGCTTTATCGGGACAACGCGGTGGTGCTGCGCCAGCACAAGCTGGGCGAGGCCGACCGCATCGTCACCCTGCTGACGCGCCGGCACGGTCTCGTGCGGGCCGTCGCGAAGGGCGTGCGCCGGACACGCTCGAAGTTCGGCGCACGGCTCGAACCGTTCGCCCACATCGACGTCCAGCTCCACCCCGGCCGCAATCTCGACATCGTCACCCAGGTGCAGACCCTCGACGCCTTCGCCGTGGGCATCGTCGACGACTACTCCCGCTACACCACCGCATGCGCGATCCTCGAGACCGCCGAACGTCTCGCCGGTGAGGAACGCGCGCCCGTACCGCGCCTGCACGCGCTCACGGTCGGAGCTCTCCGGGCGGTGTGCGACCGCACCCGGCCACCCGAACTCGTGCTCGACGCCTACCTGCTGCGGGCGATGACCTACGCGGGGTGGGCACCGGCGATCACCCACTGTGCGCGTTGCGACCGTCCCGGCCCGCACACCGCCTTCCACGTCGCCGCCGGCGGCGCGGTGTGCGTTCACTGCCGTCCCCCGGGGGCGGCCACACCCGCACCGGGGGTGTTCGCGCTGCTCGACGCACTCAACCGTGGGCGTTGGGCCGACACCGACGCGGCCGACGCGGCGGTGCGTCGCCAGGCCAGCGGCCTCGTCGCCGCACACCTGCAATGGCACCTCGAACGGCAACTGCGCTCGCTGCCCCTCGTCGAACGCGGTCGTACCGAACCTGCGATGGACAACCGGGCTGATGACGTCGCCCGGGCCGTCCGGCAGGATGGGGATCGTGATTCGACGACGTACCACGCCCCCATCGTCTGA
- a CDS encoding TetR/AcrR family transcriptional regulator translates to MNVENSVTRPRTRFTANRMRILDAAVTCFATDFDASMDDVAKAAGVVRRTVYAHFPNREALVEGIVEDASTALAEALDHPEPEDPAVALAVEALRTWPIGDRYRVLLSFARKEVGEQRIAELVAPVRSRVLGHVERGLAQGQFSGYLPAPVLVGMMEGLTMATLEQANLGLVDDSGDTIVLGNLVLAGVSPDRAPGVLAEARRWLMAAARQRLTEATSGDGGTEPR, encoded by the coding sequence ATGAACGTGGAGAACTCGGTCACCCGACCGCGAACCCGATTCACTGCGAACCGCATGCGCATACTCGACGCGGCGGTGACCTGTTTCGCCACCGACTTCGACGCGAGCATGGACGATGTCGCGAAGGCCGCGGGCGTGGTCCGCCGCACGGTGTACGCGCACTTCCCCAATCGGGAAGCGCTCGTCGAGGGGATCGTCGAGGACGCCTCGACCGCGCTCGCCGAGGCCCTCGACCATCCCGAGCCGGAGGACCCCGCGGTCGCGCTCGCGGTGGAGGCCCTGCGGACCTGGCCGATCGGCGACCGCTACCGCGTGCTGCTCTCGTTCGCGCGCAAGGAGGTGGGAGAGCAACGCATCGCCGAGTTGGTCGCGCCGGTGCGCTCACGTGTCCTGGGGCACGTCGAACGTGGCCTCGCGCAGGGGCAGTTCTCCGGCTACCTTCCGGCGCCGGTGCTGGTCGGGATGATGGAAGGACTGACGATGGCCACGCTCGAGCAGGCCAATCTCGGTCTGGTCGACGACTCCGGCGACACCATCGTTCTGGGCAACCTCGTGCTGGCCGGGGTCTCGCCCGACCGGGCGCCGGGCGTCCTCGCAGAGGCGCGGCGATGGCTCATGGCCGCGGCGCGCCAGAGGCTCACGGAGGCCACCTCGGGCGACGGCGGTACCGAACCCCGGTGA
- a CDS encoding cysteine hydrolase family protein, producing the protein MTGAPVPNSFEERIPVDESGFRYDPRRCALVVIDMQNDFCSPDGALAGCGFDVSAAEAMTPRLAELIDRARRRDVPVVWVRTEHDETTDSPQWLDRVGTGPGTARTGLTCRPGTPGADYYGVRPEPGEPVIVKHRFSAFVGTDLDRVLRSRGIESLLFTGVATEICVESSLRSGLFHEYWVSLVEDCAASYSPTAHAASVSVVAQNFGTVVTADDLASMWLTPPITTSGR; encoded by the coding sequence GTGACCGGCGCACCCGTACCGAACAGCTTCGAGGAGAGGATCCCCGTGGACGAATCCGGCTTCCGTTACGACCCCCGGCGCTGTGCCCTGGTCGTGATCGACATGCAGAACGACTTCTGTTCCCCGGACGGCGCACTCGCCGGATGCGGGTTCGACGTTTCCGCTGCCGAGGCCATGACACCGCGCCTGGCCGAACTGATCGACCGCGCCCGCCGCAGGGACGTTCCCGTCGTGTGGGTCCGCACGGAACACGACGAGACCACGGACTCACCCCAGTGGCTGGACCGCGTCGGAACCGGCCCCGGTACGGCACGGACCGGTCTGACCTGCCGACCCGGAACCCCCGGAGCCGACTACTACGGTGTCCGGCCGGAACCGGGAGAACCGGTGATCGTCAAACATCGCTTCAGCGCATTCGTCGGCACCGACCTCGACCGTGTCCTGCGCTCACGAGGCATCGAATCGTTGTTGTTCACCGGTGTCGCCACCGAGATCTGCGTCGAATCGAGCCTGCGCAGCGGCCTGTTCCACGAGTACTGGGTCTCGCTCGTCGAGGACTGCGCCGCGTCCTACAGCCCCACAGCACACGCCGCGTCGGTCTCGGTGGTCGCGCAGAACTTCGGGACCGTGGTGACCGCGGACGACCTCGCATCGATGTGGCTCACCCCGCCGATCACCACGTCCGGTCGCTAA
- a CDS encoding permease: MTVAHIVFLLGLVGLLVAMALRKNVLIPAVGATFATALAYDGNVASAVMAVFRATLTAGGALFEIFVVIAAVTSMLAAMRSIGADELMVRPFGRWMINGRVAYIVLFVVTYLLSLFFWPTPALALIGAVLLPAAIKAGLPPLGAAIALAISGQGMALASDYVIGLAPSISASGAGVPADDIADRALVLSLIVGLTAAALAWFLTIRKEIARTSANSMPPADDSAIGGPTRGHPAPHPNGDLPTAEIDRPASVGIVADVDMPGTVTPVLAHPTRARAWAIGVPATFGLVLVYMMLGRFTELVPWSDGAGASLVGGTALVLMAAVTLTTRPTEALEHCATQFVDGLVYAFKAMGIILPVAGFVYLGIPDYSGSILGIEDGTGPAFLFDAVESVRTYIPDNGLFAAFSMILIGMLIGLDGSGWAGLPLTGGIAAALAPQAGMDTATLAALAQNAATWTGGGTLVIWSSLIVVAGFCRVPVGDLVRRLAIPVVSGLLVAAVAAVVIW; the protein is encoded by the coding sequence GTGACCGTCGCACACATCGTCTTCCTACTCGGATTGGTCGGCCTGCTCGTCGCCATGGCGTTGCGCAAGAACGTCCTGATCCCGGCCGTCGGCGCCACTTTCGCCACCGCACTCGCCTACGACGGCAACGTCGCCTCCGCCGTCATGGCGGTCTTTCGCGCGACCCTCACCGCAGGCGGCGCACTCTTCGAGATCTTCGTCGTCATCGCCGCCGTGACGTCGATGCTCGCGGCAATGCGATCCATCGGCGCCGACGAACTCATGGTGCGCCCCTTCGGACGCTGGATGATCAACGGCCGCGTCGCCTACATCGTGCTGTTCGTCGTCACCTACCTGCTGTCGCTGTTCTTCTGGCCCACACCCGCTCTCGCGCTCATCGGCGCAGTACTGCTCCCGGCGGCGATCAAGGCCGGACTGCCGCCGCTCGGCGCCGCGATCGCCCTCGCGATCTCCGGGCAGGGCATGGCCCTCGCATCCGACTACGTCATCGGCCTCGCACCGTCGATCTCGGCGAGCGGCGCAGGCGTGCCGGCCGACGACATCGCCGACCGCGCGCTCGTCCTGTCCCTCATCGTGGGCCTGACCGCGGCCGCACTCGCCTGGTTCCTCACCATCCGCAAAGAGATCGCCCGCACCTCCGCGAATTCCATGCCCCCGGCGGATGATTCGGCGATCGGCGGCCCCACGCGCGGACACCCGGCACCGCACCCGAACGGGGATCTGCCGACCGCCGAGATCGACCGACCCGCGTCGGTGGGCATCGTGGCCGACGTCGACATGCCCGGGACGGTCACGCCCGTCCTCGCCCACCCCACACGCGCACGCGCCTGGGCGATCGGTGTTCCTGCGACCTTCGGTCTGGTGCTCGTCTACATGATGCTGGGACGCTTCACCGAGCTCGTCCCGTGGTCGGATGGTGCCGGCGCCTCGCTCGTCGGCGGCACCGCACTGGTCCTCATGGCCGCCGTGACCCTGACCACGCGCCCGACCGAAGCCCTGGAGCATTGCGCCACCCAGTTCGTCGACGGCCTGGTCTATGCATTCAAGGCCATGGGAATCATCCTGCCCGTGGCCGGATTCGTGTACCTCGGGATCCCCGACTACTCCGGATCGATCCTGGGGATCGAGGACGGAACCGGACCGGCATTCCTGTTCGACGCCGTCGAGAGCGTGCGGACCTACATTCCCGACAACGGCCTGTTCGCTGCGTTCAGCATGATCCTCATCGGCATGCTCATCGGCCTGGACGGCTCCGGCTGGGCCGGCCTGCCGCTCACCGGCGGTATCGCCGCCGCGCTCGCACCGCAGGCCGGCATGGACACCGCGACGCTTGCCGCACTGGCGCAGAACGCCGCGACCTGGACCGGCGGCGGCACCCTCGTCATCTGGTCGTCGCTGATCGTGGTCGCGGGCTTCTGCCGGGTCCCGGTCGGCGATCTCGTACGCCGACTCGCGATCCCGGTGGTGAGCGGACTGCTCGTCGCCGCCGTCGCCGCGGTGGTGATCTGGTGA
- a CDS encoding PhoH family protein translates to MSEPDRPHEPAELEPTTVKSSLDLPSEATAPLLGAADENLIALEALLVADIHVRGNTVTLTGAPADVALAERALAELVTLVRRGQPLAPDAVRRTVGMLTQGLSESPADVLSLDILSRRGKTIRPKTLNQKRYVDAIDAHTIVFGIGPAGTGKTYLAMAKAVQALQTKQVNRIILTRPAVEAGERLGFLPGTLYEKIDPYLRPLHDALHDMMDPEAIPKLMQAGVIEVAPLAFMRGRTLNDAFIILDEAQNTTAEQMKMFLTRLGFGSKIVVTGDITQIDLPGGARSGLAAATEILDGIDDIHIARLDSSDVVRHRLVSDIVDAYSRFEAGRDGDAISGNRAQRRAQRVQRR, encoded by the coding sequence GTGAGTGAACCAGACCGACCCCACGAGCCCGCCGAACTCGAACCGACCACAGTCAAATCGAGCCTGGACCTCCCGTCGGAGGCCACAGCGCCGCTGCTCGGAGCCGCGGACGAGAATTTGATCGCCCTCGAGGCCCTCCTGGTGGCGGATATCCACGTACGGGGCAACACCGTCACGCTGACCGGCGCACCCGCCGACGTCGCTCTCGCCGAACGCGCGCTCGCCGAACTCGTCACCCTCGTCCGACGCGGTCAGCCGCTCGCCCCCGACGCCGTGCGTCGCACCGTGGGCATGCTCACCCAGGGGCTCTCCGAGTCGCCGGCCGACGTCCTCAGCCTCGACATCCTGTCGCGGCGCGGGAAGACGATCCGGCCCAAGACCCTGAATCAGAAGCGGTACGTCGACGCCATCGATGCCCACACCATCGTCTTCGGTATCGGTCCCGCCGGCACGGGTAAGACCTATCTCGCCATGGCGAAGGCGGTGCAGGCGCTGCAGACCAAGCAGGTCAACCGCATCATCCTCACCCGACCCGCCGTCGAGGCCGGGGAACGACTCGGATTCCTGCCGGGCACCCTGTACGAGAAGATCGACCCCTATCTGCGTCCGCTGCACGACGCGCTGCACGACATGATGGACCCCGAGGCCATCCCGAAGCTCATGCAGGCCGGGGTGATCGAGGTCGCACCCCTGGCATTCATGCGGGGCCGGACGCTCAACGACGCTTTCATCATCCTCGACGAGGCGCAGAACACCACGGCCGAGCAGATGAAGATGTTCCTCACGCGCCTGGGCTTCGGATCCAAGATCGTCGTGACCGGCGACATCACCCAGATCGACCTGCCCGGTGGTGCCCGTTCGGGTCTCGCCGCCGCCACCGAGATCCTCGACGGGATCGACGACATCCACATCGCGCGACTCGACAGCAGCGACGTCGTGCGGCACCGGCTCGTCTCCGACATCGTCGACGCCTACAGCCGCTTCGAGGCCGGCCGCGACGGTGACGCGATCTCCGGCAACCGCGCCCAGCGTCGCGCGCAGCGGGTGCAGCGTCGATGA
- the ybeY gene encoding rRNA maturation RNase YbeY, with translation MSIEISNESGMDVSEEELLDVARFVIARMDVHPAAELSMVLVDLDTMADLHVRWMDLPGPTDVMSFPMDELEPGGRPDAPEPGPSMLGDIVLCPQFAADQAAEAGHPVAHELALLTVHGMLHLLGYDHAEPEEEKEMFGLQNQLLAEWYEEIRRAEQEARLAARDRKLLGKAGFVDTPES, from the coding sequence ATGAGCATCGAGATCTCGAACGAATCGGGCATGGACGTCTCGGAGGAGGAACTCCTCGACGTCGCTCGCTTCGTGATCGCCCGGATGGATGTGCATCCGGCGGCGGAGTTGTCGATGGTGCTTGTGGACCTCGACACCATGGCCGATCTGCACGTGCGATGGATGGACCTGCCCGGCCCCACCGACGTGATGTCGTTCCCCATGGACGAACTCGAACCCGGCGGACGTCCCGACGCCCCCGAGCCGGGCCCGTCGATGCTCGGCGACATCGTGCTGTGTCCGCAGTTCGCGGCAGACCAGGCGGCCGAGGCCGGTCATCCGGTGGCGCACGAACTCGCGCTGCTCACCGTGCACGGCATGCTCCACCTCCTCGGCTACGACCACGCCGAACCGGAGGAGGAGAAGGAGATGTTCGGTCTACAGAACCAGCTCCTCGCCGAGTGGTACGAGGAGATCCGCCGCGCCGAGCAGGAGGCACGTCTCGCCGCCCGCGACCGCAAGCTGCTGGGCAAGGCCGGTTTCGTCGACACCCCCGAATCATGA